From a single Deinococcus malanensis genomic region:
- a CDS encoding response regulator → MDDEPYIRHLIEHVVTRLGCRVVMAGDGEQALSQLDEHPETNLIISDLSMPVLDGFGLLERLRGRPGPAVVILTSRGQESDERQARELGAVGVLTKPFSRQDLLGIIERHVSA, encoded by the coding sequence GTGGACGACGAACCCTACATCCGGCACCTCATCGAACATGTCGTCACGCGTCTGGGATGCAGAGTCGTCATGGCCGGTGATGGCGAGCAGGCACTCAGCCAGCTGGATGAACATCCAGAAACGAACCTGATTATCTCGGACCTGAGCATGCCAGTGTTGGACGGATTCGGGCTGCTCGAACGGCTCAGAGGCCGTCCGGGCCCTGCAGTGGTGATTCTCACGTCCCGGGGGCAGGAGAGCGACGAACGCCAGGCACGAGAACTGGGCGCCGTTGGCGTTCTGACCAAACCCTTCTCCCGTCAGGACCTCCTGGGAATCATTGAAAGGCACGTCTCCGCTTGA
- a CDS encoding STAS domain-containing protein encodes MIEWTQYAQGTAHITVTGRLDAHEAPRLRECFEETREAGLARCLVTMQGVDFMDSAGLASVVSGLKSARQHGGDLVIVSPSPMVQKVLELTLLNQVIPIQDTLESSPAGPH; translated from the coding sequence ATGATTGAATGGACGCAATACGCGCAGGGTACGGCGCACATCACTGTTACTGGACGTCTTGATGCTCACGAAGCTCCCCGTCTGAGGGAGTGCTTCGAGGAGACGCGGGAGGCCGGCCTGGCCCGCTGCCTGGTGACGATGCAGGGCGTTGACTTCATGGATTCCGCGGGGCTGGCTTCTGTAGTGTCCGGGCTCAAGTCCGCCCGGCAGCACGGGGGCGACCTGGTGATCGTCTCGCCGAGTCCTATGGTGCAGAAAGTGCTGGAATTAACGTTACTCAATCAGGTGATTCCCATCCAGGACACCCTGGAAAGCAGCCCGGCGGGGCCGCACTGA
- a CDS encoding ATP-binding protein — translation MSAITVPADTSQLAQLGAFVQQQCARAAQVVLVDLVVTELAGNAIRHGGARTLHLEVRDLVGEYEVILEDDGAPFNPTATEVRPMGELREGGYGLPLVQRCSKSVSYERVGERNQVRLVFDAGGSA, via the coding sequence ATGAGCGCCATCACCGTTCCTGCCGATACGTCACAGCTCGCACAACTTGGCGCCTTCGTGCAACAGCAGTGTGCCCGTGCCGCTCAGGTGGTGCTGGTTGATCTGGTGGTCACAGAGCTTGCTGGAAACGCCATCCGCCACGGCGGAGCGCGGACACTCCACCTTGAAGTTCGTGACCTTGTAGGCGAATACGAGGTCATCCTCGAAGATGACGGCGCCCCCTTTAACCCGACCGCGACCGAGGTGCGGCCAATGGGGGAACTGCGGGAGGGGGGGTATGGTCTCCCGCTCGTGCAGCGGTGCAGCAAATCCGTATCTTACGAGCGTGTAGGGGAGAGGAATCAGGTTCGTCTTGTCTTCGACGCAGGAGGTTCAGCATGA
- a CDS encoding PP2C family protein-serine/threonine phosphatase produces MTALGDCYDQVVFLQQAVQRAVRANDAMGLWDLVRDAQGVMGARGSALNLDGSWVTPVPDWLHRQDRPSGRVFGFESRELQPPEHVLGVPFTNGWVAFWDKPAMFTAGDARLAETLGDLISATEEAMRARAERILAEVAENERATAARIWRRVVPETLQLPRHYAVTSLLRPAREVGGDFLASYGDWIVIGDVSGKGVPAALFTGMFVSNMVLAVEHDDVGEALARSLHGYLEDAEMFASVAALKFHPDGRFQYLNMGHPPIYIRRASGAVETLKATAPPLGTFRLPGYPLREGRLQAGDLLCLYTDGLSEAERETPGGTELFGLARLEAVLHGQVTREGTFREIMRQLRGWTITDDFTLALVQYNPEAA; encoded by the coding sequence ATGACTGCCCTTGGAGATTGCTACGACCAGGTGGTCTTCCTGCAGCAGGCTGTGCAGCGGGCCGTACGGGCCAACGACGCGATGGGCTTGTGGGACCTGGTGCGCGATGCACAGGGGGTGATGGGAGCCCGGGGCAGCGCCCTGAATCTCGACGGGTCGTGGGTGACCCCCGTACCGGACTGGCTGCACCGGCAGGACCGTCCGTCCGGACGGGTGTTTGGCTTTGAAAGTAGAGAGCTCCAGCCGCCCGAACACGTGCTTGGTGTTCCATTTACCAACGGTTGGGTCGCCTTCTGGGATAAGCCCGCCATGTTCACGGCGGGTGACGCTCGTCTCGCGGAGACGCTGGGTGACCTCATCAGCGCAACGGAAGAGGCCATGCGGGCACGGGCCGAACGGATCTTGGCCGAAGTGGCGGAAAATGAGCGTGCTACCGCCGCACGAATCTGGAGGCGGGTGGTGCCGGAGACCCTCCAGCTCCCCCGCCACTATGCCGTGACGTCCCTCCTGCGCCCCGCCCGTGAGGTTGGGGGAGACTTCCTGGCCAGCTACGGCGACTGGATCGTGATTGGTGATGTCAGCGGGAAGGGCGTCCCGGCGGCGCTGTTTACCGGCATGTTCGTGTCCAACATGGTCCTGGCCGTAGAGCATGACGATGTGGGTGAAGCGCTTGCCCGCAGCCTGCACGGATATCTGGAGGATGCAGAGATGTTTGCGAGTGTTGCCGCGCTGAAATTCCACCCGGACGGACGTTTCCAGTACCTGAATATGGGTCATCCACCCATCTACATCCGCCGGGCCTCGGGGGCCGTCGAAACGCTCAAAGCGACCGCCCCGCCACTCGGCACGTTCCGGCTGCCGGGGTATCCCCTGCGGGAAGGGCGCCTGCAGGCGGGTGACCTGCTGTGCCTGTACACCGACGGGCTCAGTGAAGCTGAACGTGAGACTCCAGGCGGCACGGAACTGTTTGGCCTTGCACGCCTTGAAGCGGTGCTGCATGGTCAGGTCACCCGCGAAGGAACGTTCCGGGAGATCATGCGTCAGCTGCGCGGCTGGACCATCACGGACGATTTTACCCTCGCTCTGGTTCAATACAACCCGGAGGCCGCATGA